The Penaeus vannamei isolate JL-2024 chromosome 13, ASM4276789v1, whole genome shotgun sequence genome window below encodes:
- the LOC113811420 gene encoding endocuticle structural glycoprotein SgAbd-2 isoform X1, with amino-acid sequence MSDFETTCQHNNIFPFFQFVFAALVSVCLADRLPSHFGYASPQPSSAFSHRSRPASRPSFSAPRPAPQPTYSAPRSAPGPIVPILVDDRVHPDAAGAYSFNVETGDGISRQESGSPIPAKEGPVTAMSGSYSFTLPDGQQFELRFVADENGFQPQSPFLPVAPAFPHPIPAHALRQIERARQGPSQGYSAPSRPSRPSNSYGFPQ; translated from the exons ATGTCGGATTTTGAAACGACTTGCCAGCACAataacatttttcctttttttcagttcGTATTCGCCGCACTTGTATCAGTCTGTCTGGCTGACAGACTGCCCAGTCACTTCGGCTATGCCTCTCCTCAACCTTCTTCAGCCTTCAGCCACAGGTCGCGACCTGCATCTCGCCCTTCCTTTTCCGCCCCAAGACCTGCTCCCCAGCCAACCTACTCCGCCCCAAGATCTGCTCCCGGACCAATAGTGCCCATCCTTGTGGACGACCGCGTCCACCCCGACGCCGCCGGCGCTTACAGCTTCAATGTTGAGACCGGTGACGGCATCTCACGCCAGGAAAGTGGATCGCCTATTCCCGCCAAGGAGGGTCCTGTCACGGCCATGTCCGGATCCTACTC CTTCACCCTTCCTGACGGACAGCAGTTCGAGCTTCGCTTCGtagctgacgagaacggcttccagcctcaGTCGCCCTTCCTTCCCGTGGCGCCAGCCTTCCCTCATCCCATTCCCGCCCATGCCCTCAGGCAAATCGAACGCGCCCGTCAAGGACCTTCTCAGGGATACAGCGCCCCTTCTCGACCCTCTCGCCCTTCGAATTCCTATGGCTTTCCTCAATAG
- the LOC113811420 gene encoding cuticle protein AM1239 isoform X2 codes for MKIFVFAALVSVCLADRLPSHFGYASPQPSSAFSHRSRPASRPSFSAPRPAPQPTYSAPRSAPGPIVPILVDDRVHPDAAGAYSFNVETGDGISRQESGSPIPAKEGPVTAMSGSYSFTLPDGQQFELRFVADENGFQPQSPFLPVAPAFPHPIPAHALRQIERARQGPSQGYSAPSRPSRPSNSYGFPQ; via the exons ATGAAGATC ttcGTATTCGCCGCACTTGTATCAGTCTGTCTGGCTGACAGACTGCCCAGTCACTTCGGCTATGCCTCTCCTCAACCTTCTTCAGCCTTCAGCCACAGGTCGCGACCTGCATCTCGCCCTTCCTTTTCCGCCCCAAGACCTGCTCCCCAGCCAACCTACTCCGCCCCAAGATCTGCTCCCGGACCAATAGTGCCCATCCTTGTGGACGACCGCGTCCACCCCGACGCCGCCGGCGCTTACAGCTTCAATGTTGAGACCGGTGACGGCATCTCACGCCAGGAAAGTGGATCGCCTATTCCCGCCAAGGAGGGTCCTGTCACGGCCATGTCCGGATCCTACTC CTTCACCCTTCCTGACGGACAGCAGTTCGAGCTTCGCTTCGtagctgacgagaacggcttccagcctcaGTCGCCCTTCCTTCCCGTGGCGCCAGCCTTCCCTCATCCCATTCCCGCCCATGCCCTCAGGCAAATCGAACGCGCCCGTCAAGGACCTTCTCAGGGATACAGCGCCCCTTCTCGACCCTCTCGCCCTTCGAATTCCTATGGCTTTCCTCAATAG